One part of the Mya arenaria isolate MELC-2E11 chromosome 3, ASM2691426v1 genome encodes these proteins:
- the LOC128229096 gene encoding uncharacterized protein LOC128229096, translating to MENNTSDEESFKDGYDIPVYGLNNGTFLAIHIPAILCIVTSFTCAVTSVVLSFRHRNYKSFFRQWSKSERFVVYLAVCDSLFNVSHFADHLHIVIVRNHVYPKELCEFYGFNLALFITAQNLMVNVVAVNAFMLMYFDRDINFGRYDWRLLTWMFGAPFLGATIAGIFGQLGTNGSFCYFDGIKGRITNTFFTTVPLLIVLVMNIVLYILTWNQIRKQCNDIKVSLGPMPASMRASHRAARAMSLFVAAFFIQWWAMALYGIWGLGTDDVPQPIFHFVTTFSNIGGFLNLAVFLIIRRWKDVNRG from the exons ATGGAGAATAACACCAGTGATGAGGAGTCGTTCAAAGATGGCTACGATATTCCCGTGTACGGACTTAACAACGGAACGTTTCTGGCCATCCACATTCCCGCCATACTGTGTATCGTGACGAGTTTCACGTGTGCAGTGACCTCTGTCGTGCTGTCATTCAGGCACCGGAACTACAAGTCGTTTTTCAGGCAGTGGTCCAAGAGTGAGAGGTTCGTTGTTTACCTGGCGGTTTGTGACAGCCTCTTCAACGTGTCACATTTCGCCGACCACCTTCACATCGTGATCGTCCGAAACCATGTTTATCCAAAGGAGTTGTGTGAGTTCTATGGCTTCAACCTCGCCTTGTTCATAACGGCCCAGAATCTCATGGTGAACGTGGTGGCCGTCAACGCTTTTATGCTCATGTACTTTGACCGGGACATCAACTTCGGGCGCTATGACTGGCGGCTGCTCACGTGGATGTTCGGCGCTCCGTTTCTGGGAGCAACCATTGCCGGTATATTCGGCCAGCTCGGAACCAACGGATCATT TTGCTACTTTGACGGGATCAAGGGCCGGATAACAAACACGTTTTTCACGACGGTACCTCTGTTGATCGTTCTTGTCATGAACATCGTGCTCTACATCCTCACATGGAATCAGATCCGGAAGCAGTGTAACGATATCAAGGTGTCACTTGGCCCCATGCCCGCCTCCATGCGGGCGTCCCACCGCGCTGCCCGCGCCATGTCACTATTTGTGGCTGCGTTCTTCATCCAGTGGTGGGCCATGGCGCTATACGGCATATGGGGACTCGGTACAGACGACGTGCCGCAGCCTATCTTCCATTTTGTTACCACGTTCTCTAACATTGGCGGTTTCCTCAACCTGGCAGTATTCCTCATCATCCGCCGGTGGAAGGACGTCAATAGAGGATAA
- the LOC128229193 gene encoding uncharacterized protein LOC128229193, whose product MESNASAEKVPLNGYDIPVYGINNGTFLAIHIPAILCIVTSFTCAVAAVVLSFKHRNYHSFFSLWSKSERFVVYLAMCDGLFNVAHFTDHLHIVIVRNHVYPKELCEFYGFNLALFITAQNLMVNVVAVNAFMLMYFDRSINFGRYDWRLLAWTFGAPFLGATIAGILGQLGTNGSLRQYAKGEYISTERSMGSHRSHSHGHSHDVPKNHHIILHPHD is encoded by the exons ATGGAAAGTAACGCCAGTGCTGAGAAGGTTCCCCTAAACGGTTACGATATTCCCGTGTACGGAATTAACAACGGAACATTTCTAGCCATCCACATTCCCGCCATACTGTGTATTGTTACTAGTTTCACGTGCGCGGTAGCCGCCGTCGTGCTGTCGTTCAAACACCGGAACTACCACTCGTTCTTCTCGCTTTGGTCCAAGAGTGAGAGGTTCGTGGTTTACCTGGCGATGTGTGACGGCCTCTTCAACGTGGCACACTTCACCGACCACCTTCACATCGTGATCGTCCGTAATCATGTCTACCCCAAGGAGCTGTGTGAGTTCTATGGCTTCAACCTCGCCTTGTTCATAACGGCCCAGAATCTCATGGTGAACGTGGTGGCTGTCAACGCTTTTATGCTCATGTACTTTGATCGCAGCATCAACTTCGGGCGCTATGATTGGAGGCTGCTAGCGTGGACATTCGGCGCTCCGTTTCTGGGAGCAACCATTGCCGGTATATTAGGCCAGCTCGGAACCAACGGATCATT GCGGCAGTACGCCAAGGGAGAGTACATCTCCACCGAACGATCCATGGGTTCCCACCGCAGTCATAGTCATGGTCATTCCCACGACGTGCCCAAGAACCACCATATTATCCTGCATCCTCATGATTAA